One window of the Micropterus dolomieu isolate WLL.071019.BEF.003 ecotype Adirondacks linkage group LG08, ASM2129224v1, whole genome shotgun sequence genome contains the following:
- the snai1b gene encoding snail family zinc finger 1b, with translation MPRSFLVKKYFSNKKPYHRESQLESQTAFVPESFPRAELPTQNNSSALTCFSTSPFFISMDTLPAPLSPITPVSLSPSPLGPLDLSSSPSSSSEEEEDGGRTSDPPSPDIIQHIYHCLHCSNSYTSLSALSHHQKSHHELSRCAPLQQTPSLPTEVSARPAFHCKHCPKEYTSLGALKMHIRSHTLPCVCPTCGKAFSRPWLLRGHIRTHTGERPFACQHCNRAFADRSNLRAHLQTHSEVKKYQCGSCARTFSRMSLLHKHNASGCCPSS, from the exons ATGCCTCGGTCATTCCTTGTCAAAAAGTATTTCTCCAACAAGAAGCCATACCATAGGGAGAGCCAGCTGGAAAGCCAAACTG CCTTTGTCCCAGAAAGCTTTCCACGGGCTGAACTTCCCACTCAAAACAACAGCTCTGCCCTGACCTGCTTCTCCACCAGCCCATTCTTCATTAGCATGGACACCCTGCCTGCACCTCTGTCCCCGATCACCCCCGTGTCTCTGTCCCCTTCCCCGCTTGGCCCTCTGGACCTCAGCAGTTCTCCCTCAAGCAgcagtgaggaagaggaggacggcGGTCGTACTTCAGATCCTCCCAGCCCGGACATCATCCAGCACATCTACCACTGTCTGCACTGCAGTAACAGTTACACCAGTCTCTCTGCACTGTCCCATCACCAGAAGTCCCACCACGAGCTTTCCCGCTGTGCTCCACTCCAGCAGACACCTTCTCTTCCCACTGAAGTCTCTGCACGCCCAGCCTTCCACTGCAAACACTGCCCCAAGGAGTACACCAGCCTGGGGGCCCTGAAGATGCACATTCGCTCACACACCCTGCCCTGCGTGTGCCCCACCTGCGGCAAGGCTTTCTCCAGACCGTGGCTGCTCAGAGGGCACATTCGCACCCACACAG GTGAGCGCCCCTTCGCTTGTCAACACTGTAACAGGGCCTTTGCAGATCGCTCCAACCTGCGTGCCCACCTGCAGACCCACTCTGAAGTGAAGAAGTACCAGTGCGGCTCCTGTGCTCGCACCTTCAGCCGCATGTCCctgctgcacaaacacaacGCCTCTGGCTGCTGCCCTTCCTCATAG